In Rosa chinensis cultivar Old Blush unplaced genomic scaffold, RchiOBHm-V2 RchiOBHmChr0c16, whole genome shotgun sequence, one DNA window encodes the following:
- the LOC112181248 gene encoding uncharacterized protein LOC112181248 — protein sequence MNVTVLHLAPAQLFFPLFFFFFSFGQIFYQQNNTRRAYRTPRRTQQNIPNSFSLFFPNITSLSPKLCSSSNWNLPPTPTSSSADFEEVRLPEPTTETDKLLFSVEQLLLYQINRNNSSLTPDTINPDQLYKFKIVGLFTPVTPPKEIGRWIEEDASVLVPADINHIINIKFGDIIPAHARLLNGDPLKLISLHLSVSHFL from the exons ATGAACGTCACTGTATTACATTTGGCACCAGCCCAATTAttttttcctctgttttttttttttttttcttttggccaaattTTCTACCAACAAAACAACACGCGCCGGGCGTATCGTACGCCCAGACGCACCCAACAAAACATCCCTAATTCATTTTCCCTCTTTTTCCCAAACATCACCTCTCTCTCGCCCAAGCTTTGCAGCTCCTCGAACTGGAACCTACCGCCGACACCGACGAGCTCCTCCGCCGACTTTGAAGAGGTCCGCTTACCGGAACCTACCACTGAGACCGACAAGCTCCTCTTTTCCGTCGAACAGCTCCTCCTTTACCAAATAAACCGTAACAACAGCTCTCTCACCCCAGACACAATAAACCCCGATCAATTATATAAG TTCAAAATTGTTGGGTTATTCACTCCGGTCACTCCACCGAAAGAG ATTGGGAGGTGGATTGAGGAGGATGCTTCCGTTCTTGTTCCTGCTGATATAAATCATATAATCAACATTAAGTTTGGGGATATTATTCCAGCACATGCTCGTCTCCTCAATGGTGATCCACTGAAATTGATCAG TCTACACTTGTCGGTGAGTCACTTCCTGTGA
- the LOC112181247 gene encoding MDIS1-interacting receptor like kinase 2 gives MKAVQKTPLRLLLLHIFLLFLLPLEATSSQRIQAEALLKWKNSFTSSSPSLNSWSLINLNNLCNWSAIVCNDNTKIVSEIHLANFNITAALTQFNFNKFFDLTHFNVSGNNFSGPIPSAIGNLTKLTTLDLGNNTLEREVPAEMGKLTELHFLSLNNNYLNGTIPYQLDNLKKVQHLLLGGNHLDTPNWSKFSGFPLLRYLDLYGNNLDSEFPEFISECRNLTFLDLSGNVLTGQIPKLVVTNLVKLESLNLTDNRFQGPFPYNFPNIKHLYLESNNFSGPIPEDIGLISGLQFISLYNNSLEGKIPSSVGQLRELQHLDLGRNSLNSSIPSELGLCTNLTHLSLAVNKLSGKIPAEIGNLKVLRELNLGENLLSGPIPMKFWNLTNLQILYMDDNSFNGNIPPEIGLLTKLDFLWLGGNNFSGSISSEMGNLKVLRELELGENQLSGPIPMKFWNLTNLQYMGLSENNLSGPIPPEIGNMSSMVNFDISTNQLEGELPKTISHLRKLERFSVFTNRFWGTIPSDFGKYSPNLRFVSFSNNSFSGELPPDLCSGFALQQFSVTSNKFTGPLPECLRNCSALIRIRLEENQFTGEITNAFGVHPSLKVIYLSHNKFVGQLSPRWGECKNITDMQMDGNRLSGQIPPELGQLRQLQKINLGSNEFRGNFPVAIGNLSLLFILNLSRNYLTGVIPRFLGKLTKLEFLDLSDNNFTGVLPVDPGTFERLTSLNISHNKLSGGIPEEIGNLHLQYLLDLSSNTFSGSLPLNLAKLIMLEILNVSHNQLSGNIPSTFSRMASLVGIDFSYNNLTGPIPTGGIFQKKLPNNAFIGNSGLCGETEGLTPCTSGPKKSNKKILVGVLVSICGLLLMVTIYAVILKFCKKSKPGEIDHPQTSKSFESSIWGRHGKLTFSEIITATENFDEKYLIGRGGFGSVYKAVLDRGRVVAVKKLNVSVDSSDNIPELNRKSFENEIRTLTEVRHINVIKLYGFCSWNGCLYLVYEYAERGSLKMVLYGVEGEAEVLGWGTRVNIVQGIAHAISHLHNDCSHPIVHRDITLSNILLDRDFVPRLSDFGIARLLSSDSSNWTAVAGSYGYMAPELAFTMHVTEKCDVYSFGVVALEIMMGRHPGELLNSLSENGDMLLKDLLDQRLRSPSSQLAVRVVSLATMALACTSTNPDSRPTMHYVAKELSSTRTRTSLSEPLGTITINELAGFHN, from the exons ATGAAAGCAGTTCAGAAGACTCCTCTGCGTCTCCTTCTCCTTCATATATTCTTGCTCTTTTTGCTTCCATTGGAAGCCACGTCATCACAAAGAATACAAGCTGAAGCTCTCCTAAAATGGAAGAACAGCTTTACGTCTTCCTCACCTTCTTTGAATTCATGGTCGCTCATAAACCTAAACAACCTGTGCAACTGGTCTGCCATTGTCTGCAACGACAATACCAAAATAGTTTCCGAAATTCACCTTGCAAACTTCAACATCACCGCAGCACTAACACAGTTCAACTTCAACAAGTTTTTCGATCTTACCCATTTCAACGTCAGTGGCAACAATTTCTCAGGGCCGATACCATCTGCCATTGGCAACCTCACCAAGCTCACAACCTTGGATTTGGGAAACAATACCTTGGAACGAGAAGTGCCTGCGGAAATGGGCAAGTTAACGGAGCTTCATTTTCTAAGTCTCAATAACAACTATCTCAATGGTACCATTCCCTATCAGCTGGACAATCTCAAAAAGGTACAACATTTGCTTCTTGGAGGTAACCATTTAGACACTCCTAACTGGTCTAAATTTTCAGGCTTTCCTTTGTTGAGGTACCTTGATCTTTATGGGAACAATTTAGATTCAGAGTTCCCAGAATTTATATCTGAATGTAGGAACTTGACCTTCCTGGATTTGTCTGGAAATGTTTTGACTGGCCAAATACCAAAATTGGTAGTTACCAACTTGGTCAAGCTTGAATCTCTCAATCTCACCGATAACCGATTCCAAGGGCCATTCCCATATAACTTTCCCAACATTAAGCACCTTTATTTGGAATCGAACAACTTTAGTGGTCCAATTCCTGAAGACATTGGTTTGATATCTGGTCTTCAATTTATTAGCCTTTATAACAATTCCCTTGAAGGCAAAATCCCATCCTCTGTAGGCCAACTCAGGGAGCTTCAGCACCTAGACCTTGGAAGGAATTCCTTGAACTCTTCAATCCCTTCTGAgcttggtctttgtaccaaccTAACTCATTTGTCCTTGGCTGTGAATAAACTCAGTGGGAAAATTCCAGCAGAAATTG GAAACTTGAAAGTTTTGAGAGAGTTGAACCTTGGGGAAAACCTGCTCTCAGGGCCGATTCCTATGAAATTCTGGAACCTCACAAATCTTCAGATCCTTTATATGGATGACAATAGCTTCAATGGGAATATTCCACCAGAAATTGGCCTGTTGACAAAACTTGATTTCCTCTGGCTGGGCGGAAACAATTTCTCTGGATCAATTTCCTCAGAGATGGGAAACTTGAAAGTTTTGAGAGAGTTGGAGCTTGGGGAAAACCAGCTCTCAGGGCCGATTCCTATGAAATTCTGGAACCTCACAAATCTTCAATACATGGGCCTTTCCGAGAACAACCTCTCCGGCCCAATCCCCCCAGAGATTGGAAACATGAGTTCCATGGTTAACTTTGATATCAGCACAAACCAACTTGAAGGGGAGTTGCCAAAAACTATTTCTCACCTCAGAAAACTAGAGCGGTTTTCCGTTTTCACTAATAGGTTTTGGGGGACCATTCCCAGTGATTTCGGGAAGTATAGTCCTAACTTGAGATTTGTTAGCTTCTCGAATAACAGCTTCTCTGGAGAATTACCGCCAGACTTGTGTAGTGGATTTGCTTTGCAGCAATTCTCAGTGACCAGCAACAAGTTCACAGGGCCATTACCGGAGTGCTTGAGGAATTGTTCTGCATTAATAAGAATCAGACTTGAGGAGAACCAATTCACCGGGGAGATTACCAATGCATTTGGTGTTCATCCCAGCCTCAAAGTAATCTATCTTAGTCACAACAAGTTTGTTGGTCAACTCTCACCACGATGGGGAGAATGCAAAAACATCACGGATATGCAAATGGACGGAAATAGACTTTCTGGTCAAATTCCACCTGAGCTTGGGCAGTTAAGACAATTGCAGAAGATAAACCTAGGCTCTAATGAATTCAGAGGGAATTTTCCAGTTGCCATTGGGAATCTAAGCTTGTTGTTCATTCTCAATCTCAGCAGGAACTACTTGACAGGAGTTATCCCTCGGTTTCTTGGCAAATTGACAAAGCTTGAGTTTCTTGATTTGTCTGATAATAATTTTACAGGGGTATTACCAGTCGACCCTGGAACGTTTGAGAGGTTAACAAGCTTGAACATAAGCCACAACAAATTATCAGGTGGAATACCAGAGGAGATTGGTAATCTACACCTGCAGTACTTGTTGGACCTAAGCAGCAATACATTCTCGGGATCACTACCATTAAACCTTGCCAAGCTTATAATGCTGGAGATTCTTAATGTCTCACATAACCAACTCTCCGGGAATATCCCATCAACATTTTCCAGAATGGCTAGTCTTGTCGGCATTGATTTTTCTTACAACAACTTGACAGGTCCAATCCCAACTGGTGGCATTTTCCAAAAGAAGCTTCCTAATAATGCTTTCATTGGAAATAGTGGTTTGTGTGGTGAAACAGAGGGACTAACTCCATGCACTTCGGGTCCCAAAAAGTCCAACAAGAAAATTCTTGTTGGCGTCCTTGTTTCGATTTGTGGTTTATTGCTGATGGTGACCATATATGCTGTAATCCTTAAGTTCTGCAAGAAATCAAAGCCTGGAGAAATCGATCATCCTCAGACGTCTAAAAGTTTTGAGTCAAGTATTTGGGGAAGACATGGTAAACTTACATTTTCTGAAATCATCACTGCCACCGAGAACTTTGATGAAAAGTACCTCATTGGAAGAGGAGGTTTTGGAAGTGTTTACAAGGCTGTGTTGGACAGAGGCAGAGTCGTTGCAGTTAAGAAATTGAATGTGTCAGTAGATTCTAGTGACAACATTCCAGAATTGAATCGCAAGAGTTTTGAGAATGAGATAAGAACCTTGACAGAAGTGAGGCACATAAATGTAATAAAACTATATGGTTTCTGTTCCTGGAACGGGTGCTTGTACTTGGTGTACGAATATGCAGAGAGAGGCAGTTTGAAAATGGTATTGTATGGAGTGGAGGGCGAAGCAGAAGTACTTGGCTGGGGCACAAGGGTGAATATTGTGCAAGGAATAGCTCATGCTATTTCTCACTTGCATAATGACTGCTCTCACCCAATCGTTCACCGCGACATAACTTTGAGCAACATATTACTAGATCGAGATTTCGTGCCACGCCTATCTGACTTTGGAATAGCAAGACTATTGAGCTCAGATTCCTCAAACTGGACTGCTGTAGCGGGGTCTTATGGCTACATGGCTCCAG AGCTCGCATTCACAATGCACGTGACAGAGAAGTGTGATGTATACAGCTTTGGAGTGGTGGCATTAGAAATCATGATGGGAAGGCATCCAGGAGAGCTACTGAATTCTCTATCGGAAAATGGAGATATGCTTTTGAAGGATTTGCTAGACCAGCGACTTCGGTCTCCTTCAAGTCAATTAGCAGTGCGAGTGGTTTCCTTGGCAACGATGGCCTTGGCCTGCACCAGCACTAATCCCgattcacgacccaccatgcaTTATGTGGCGAAAGAACTATCATCCACTAGGACCCGGACTAGCCTCTCTGAGCCGTTAGGCACAATAACCATCAATGAGTTGGCAGGTTTTCATAACTAG